The genomic region CGCGACGCTGATCCGCTCGACGTCCCTGAACCAGGCGGTGGTCGTGACCGAGGACATGGCCGACCCCGCAGAGGGCCGGGTCTACGAGCTGTGGCTGCAGCACGACGAGCGGATGGTCCCGGCCGGGCTGATGCCCAAGGGGCCGAACAACGTCGTGGAGCTCGAGGGCGACCCGGCCTCCGCGGACGGCTTCGGGATCACGATCGAGCCCGCCGGCGGCTCCCCCGCCCCCACCACCGCCCCGCTGACAGTCATCGAGTTCGACAAGGCCTGAGCTCGACGAGTACGCCGTGCGTCAGCCGGCGTCGGCCTCCGGCTCCGGGTCGGTCTCCGCCTCCTCGCGGCGGCGCCGCTCGGCCTCGTAGCGGCGCCGCTGCTCCTCGGCCCGCTCGCGGACCTGGCGCAGGAACTCCGCGTCCTTCTCGGGGTCGGCGGCCGCGGCCCGGCCGGGGCGCTCGTACTCCGGGAACCCGGGGGCCGCGCCCTGCTCGCGGGTGAGCGGCCGCTCCCGGCCGGACCGGCCGACCACCAGCCAGGCCAGCGACCCGACCAGCGGGAAGAACAGCACGAGGATGATCCAGGCGACCTTCGGCAGGTGCCGGACCCGCCGCTCGGGAGTGCCGATCACGTCGACGACGCAGAAGACCCACAGCACGAAGACCAGCACGGCGGGCAGGAACCGGATCATG from Nocardioides pantholopis harbors:
- a CDS encoding PLD nuclease N-terminal domain-containing protein; amino-acid sequence: MIRFLPAVLVFVLWVFCVVDVIGTPERRVRHLPKVAWIILVLFFPLVGSLAWLVVGRSGRERPLTREQGAAPGFPEYERPGRAAAADPEKDAEFLRQVRERAEEQRRRYEAERRRREEAETDPEPEADAG